The following proteins come from a genomic window of Terribacillus aidingensis:
- a CDS encoding GNAT family protein: MTKYSIVPMTQLQAESIANTWRYEGIYAFYDMDQDEEDMAEFLDPAAREGKVFVVTQMEEVIGFCSIESENEEVEIGFGMRPDLTGKGNGQDFVSFLLDYITKVYHPKKICLAVAGFNKRAITLYERIGFRLTESFDQQTNGSVYPFIMMVLEVKNLSN; this comes from the coding sequence ATGACAAAGTATTCGATTGTACCTATGACACAATTACAGGCAGAATCGATTGCGAACACATGGAGATATGAAGGTATTTATGCTTTTTATGATATGGACCAAGATGAAGAAGACATGGCTGAATTCCTCGATCCTGCAGCCAGAGAAGGAAAAGTTTTTGTGGTGACACAGATGGAAGAGGTCATCGGCTTTTGCAGTATCGAATCAGAAAATGAGGAAGTAGAAATTGGATTTGGTATGCGGCCAGATCTGACCGGGAAAGGCAACGGGCAAGATTTTGTGTCATTTCTGCTTGATTACATCACAAAAGTATATCATCCGAAAAAGATCTGTCTTGCCGTAGCTGGTTTCAACAAGCGGGCTATTACGTTGTACGAGCGAATTGGTTTCCGCCTTACTGAAAGTTTCGATCAGCAGACAAATGGTTCGGTATACCCATTTATTATGATGGTGCTGGAAGTGAAAAACCTCTCCAATTAA